CACAAATGTCATGTTCTTCATACTTCATTCATGAGGCTCACAACATGAGACAATCTCACTGTCCTAGGATACTCTCCTTGCACTTTAATTTGTCCCTACCACTAATCCTGAACTCCAGTGACAGATCTTGTGAAAGCATTCTTACCCTCAATTTATTACGTAAGGAGCATTTCAAAGGCCTCTCCCTGGACCAAACATCATTCTGAAAACAAACCTTAAAGAGAAGAATCCACGTTCTTAAAGCAGACTCTTGCCAATGCCACAATCTCCACAACCACAAACTCTACCaaccaaatatcaaattgaatATTACTTCAAATAATGAGACACTCCAttctattataattatttttttttaggtgcaGTTCAGTACAAATAATTGCTCAAGGTAACACAATCGTAGCAAACCAATTTTTAGATGATAAGATTATTCTATCTTCATATTATTCAATCCATTCCCCAAAGTTGAAAGTCATTTATTTCAGAAGGTCCTTCATTCTCCATAGAAAGCAGACTTCCAAATCTGCTGTGATTTAACCAACAGCAATGACAATGGTACATTAATCATATTATCAAAAGTGGTTAATCAGTGCATACAAAAGATGCTTTAACTACCAAACACCATAATGTGCCTTGACCTAATATTTCTTTTGAACTAGTCAACAATTACCATGCTAAAATGTGATCAGACTTGAGAATATCCATGCCCACCAATCTCACATGCTCAAAAGGCAGGAGGCTGCATGGAGATGTTTGATATTCTGGGATGCTCAGTATTTCAAGCCTAACTTACACTATGAGATAGTGACATGATCGGCAGTGATACGACCTATATGACTAAAATGTCTGAGAAGAAACATGGTACTCCTCATGTAGAACTAGCTGGTTTGTCAAGAATACACAGGAAAAGCACTTTAAATTGTTGATTCATTGCCAGAGATGCAAAACACAATCTCCcaacaataaaatcaacaaaaagaataatgaaATCTGCTGACAGAAAGATGATGAGAACCCAAACCATTTACCAGATTAACTGTCTGTGTATGTCAACAACTGGCTGGCACTTCACCTTCAAatgttgaaagaaattaaaatcaagagCAAAACAAAGAAACTTTAAAATGCTATGTGATCAATAATTAAGAAAGACAACAGTAgaaaaaatgtttgaaaatttatgaaattctgttctatgattattttaaatttttaaattatttaggaatattagtatttattttttagtagttAAAACAACAGCTGTTTATGGAGTATCATTAAGTTGAAGAAGAAACAGCAGAAATAATTTAGAATAGAACTTCCAAAGTTTAGATGATGTGTTTAAAAGCAATTGAAAATTGTGAAATTGTAAAACATTCTGCAGTGTGTTGGcccaatctaatattgaagttTTTATCAAATGGATACATATAATCGATCATTCAGTACTTTTCAACACGATAGTTTTACTAAGAGACTTTTTTCTAAGTCCTAGTAACCATCAATGTTTCTTTTAACATTGCTGGAAGGCCATGTTATAACACCATAGTTATAGAGACTCCATGATGAGCATTTTCCAGACCATCAAAAGGTTCACCCATGTGGTATCATCTAAAATTTTAGCATTGTTTAATGCCAACCATCTCAAAAAGCTCTTAAAGTAGAAGAGAGCACAAAAAGGAAATATAACTAGactacatgaaaaaataaaacgaaaCAAGAATGATGCCCATTAACAAAGTGGAAGGAGGGAGCAAGTAGCATGGTCATTATATCATCATACCTCACCACATGTTTGGAAAGTCCAGCAAATGCTGccatcaaaaaaattaagaaaatatattttcccaCTGTAGCAGCCAACTACAACCTGACAAGACATGAcaaattgaaaagattaaaagagCCCATGCAATGGAGAAGATAACGAAACAACATCTTAAATTATACACAGTAAGGACAACCTGAGAAAAGTCGCCTACAATTGCTGCAGAACTTTCAATTCGTCCCTCTAGCTTGACTTCCCACTGGATAGAACCACTACACCAAATTATGTAATGGTATAACACTTGAGTCAGAAAAAGGACAGTTCATATGTGACCACTGAATTCTTGCATAGTGCatgtaaaaaatgatgttttccaGGATAACATGAACAAACTCACACACAAAGAAGGGGGGGGGgatgtaaaaaataagaaaaaggaaaagaggacACCTCACTTGAGtcagaaaataaaaacttcacaCTTGAATCAGAAAAAGGACAGTTCATGCTACCACTAAACTCTTGCATCGTGCATGTAAAAAAGTGATATTTCCAGGATTTCCCTCTCATAACATGAACACACTCATGCAcaaagaaggagagagagaagatgaTGATTATATGCAAGTCAGAAAGCAGCAACACCAAACATGCTAAGCATTAAGCATTGCTAATAGTTAACTTGGGAAAACATTAAAAGATCAGAGAGGTTGCAAAGCAGTGGGTCAGCTTCCATACCAAGAATGCTCTAAGTTCATGGCACTCAATTGTTAGTTTCCCCTAATTTCATTGAACTTGGACAGGTGGAACCTACCCAATCTGAAAGAAGTACAAGTCTTGCCTTCTTAATATGTAAATATAATTGatctaataaaaagtaataatgaGACCACAAGCTCGAGCATTTATTTATATGCATGGGTTTTTTTGGACTTCAGAATGTATCTAAAAACTACAACAGGAAAAACAACCTCTAGATTATTGTAATCAAAAgtagtcttttcttttttcacttccATGCCTATTTATAGACTCCATGTAATGATGTAAGACTTattagaagggaaaaaaaaaatggtcatcACATTGTTGTCCCATTGAAGTAGGGTCTCCAGAGAGAATTCAGAGACTGGTATCTTGGATTAGTGTTTAAGCATACTGATCTAGACCTGCATCAGGCATCAGCAACAGCCCAAACACATGTTTTCATGTGTTAATTCAATCAAACCAATCACATTACCATAACCGTCCACAAAAACTTACCTTTAATAGACTTTAAAGCCACACAAAATCCCAAGGAGTTTTTTTCACTGCTTTTTTAAATCcatgatcaatttaaaatacatcataatattcaaaatatggAAACATAATGGTTTCAGCAATAGTAATGAGAATTATCACTAATACATATGATTATCATATCATTTCGGAGCCAGAAAATGGTCTTTACCTTAGGGCATTAACACAAACAAATTTGTGCGAATGAGATCCAATGAAGAGATAGACATCCTGCTGTTTAACCACAACCAGTGGTGATGCATCTACACAAGACTCCATATAAACCTTCCATAATTCATGCAAACTAGAACCTTTTCCATTTCTCGGAACTTTTGCTAACCGAttgatttgatgtgattttCGTGACCTGCAATTTTCATCATAGATAACCGTGTTGCACCGGCTGAATGAACATAGCATTGATATTGAACTAGACAATGGTTGTCCATCACTAGGATTAACACATGCAGAAGAAATATTACTATCCAAATCTTCCTTGAAGCGTTTAGATGCAACAGTATGATCATCATTAATTTGATGAGGGTTTTTTGATGGCTGCTTCATTGATTTGAGACCAGGAACAATAGGAGTTGTGGGATTAGGAGAATAAGCCATGTCTGAAACCAAGCTATCTTTTTTTGGCTTCAATTGTGAATTAGCATCGACTCTCACTTCCATGCAATAAGATTCCTTTTTCTCTAGAAGAGCAGCATGAAGCTTAGAGGGAGTAGGGAAGTTATAAAGCAATCTCATATTGATCCCTAGATTATAAGAAACATGTGCTGCAGAAATGGAATTACCACCCATTGCAAAGAAATCATCATCACAAGAAACTTCTTCAACCATCAAACCATCACAAAATGCCTGTAGGAACATATTCATCAAGTTTCATTATTATCATTGGGCATGATTAACAAGGTCTGAAGATAATCGAAAGTAAAAATTAGAGATGATTTGTTTACTAGTCCACTACAATAATTAGCACATCccaaaacattaaaacattatttaatattattactatccAAAATGTTTCAAATGTCAAAGAATATTAAGcttaatggcatctgaatggtTCAAATGCTGCCAATGCAtccaaaaatcatgattttgattCTAAAAGAGGATAGTCAGCCTTTACTAGCGTAAGGGAGTTCAAGGCTGGGGACTTAGCATCTTATCAAATTCCTAAGCCAGACAATCCCTTATCTTTCTATTATGCAGGCAGTAATGCTTCTgaggaacaaaaacaaagaggtcCATGGGATTAAAATTTGTGCATCAACCCAATTTAGGCCTGCCTTATTTTATTGgagaattattaatattatgtagatttaaagaaaaactaaactGAATTAAATTCTGATGGCTCCTAAAATTAATGAGAGGTACCCAGATATTTGGTTAACAAGGAAAAGTGGCTCTCATCTGGCATAATATATATACAGATTATGGCTGAAAATTCTATCTAGTCCCAAATAGGTGTAATAGGCATTTTCCCTAAAAACAAATGAGGATGCAGGAGAAATGAGAAACTGAATGCATGGTATGTCATGATTCCAATCAACATTAAATAGTAACATATTacgaatttttttaatgaaatgtaCAAAGGCAGAGCTTACATATGTTACATGAATTCATTATTAGATGGTCATCTGAAAATGCCTTCAGCCAATTAGCATGATGAAGTGTTGAAAATAGTGCCTTTTCCTACTAAGATAGTAAATGTTGCGCCAAATCATCTATTTCATCAGAACTTTTCAAAACTACACTGGATAATGAATCCAGTTTCATATAAGCGTGATGTCAGAAAAGTAAAGTTCAATGAACCCTTTCAAACTGGCTATCTGTTGTGGAACAGATGGAAATGAAAGTAGGACACTCTCTTTGAGATAGAGGGAGTATTGTTTTCTAAGTTTTATACCCTCTGCTTCAAAAAACTTTGCATTGGAGTTCATTAAGGATTCTGTAATCCAAACTACCAGATAAACAGCGTGCTAAATTTGGAAAATGCTTGAGCGGCCAAAGTACCATTATCTAGGAAATATTGAGATGTTGAAAGGTTAAAAATCTGTGTGCAGGTTCAGCACAAACCTTTTTGATAATTTGCAGGAGATCACTTGTCGCATTGCCAATCTCATCTTGGACATGCAAGTTGAGAAACTTTGAACGTGCCAATAAAGCATAATCAACTTTTCCAGTGGAAGACATGGGCAATGATTCTGTGAATACAAAGCGATTAGGAACCATTGCTAATGGAACTTTGTCAACCATCCACTTTCTTATCGAAGACCTGACAAAAAAATCCTcagatttttctctctctttgaaCAGCAATATCGCATCAAGAAACAAAAGCTCCCCTGGACCTTCACGAGAAATTACAGCAGCATCAGCAACATCAGGATGTCCCCTGAGTGTATTTTCAATCTCCTCTAGAACAATGCGCTGACCATTGATTTTTACAGTCCGATCTGTTCTTCCTAAGAATACCAAGTCACCATTCTGAAGCCTTTGTGCAAAATCACCAGTTCTATAATAACCTTGGCATCCCCAGTTATCTACAGAGCTATTACAGATGTTGTCCATGTGTGGTTTTGCAGAGATAAAGGATGTAACAGTGGACTCAGAATAG
This genomic stretch from Populus alba chromosome 19, ASM523922v2, whole genome shotgun sequence harbors:
- the LOC118027784 gene encoding putative acyl-activating enzyme 19 isoform X4; this encodes MQKLYPLHGEEALLFKTSISFIDHLQEFLSAMLTTCTLVIPPFHELKEYPFSLVNVLQAYSINRLTAVPSLMRAILPVLQRQHSMQIQTSLKLLVLSGEVFSLSLWDALSTLLPRTTILNLYGTTEVSGDCTYFDCKRLPTILETEALTSIPIGLPISNCDVALICESDTSNKGEIYVGGLCVSNGYYSESTVTSFISAKPHMDNICNSSVDNWGCQGYYRTGDFAQRLQNGDLVFLGRTDRTVKINGQRIVLEEIENTLRGHPDVADAAVISREGPGELLFLDAILLFKEREKSEDFFVRSSIRKWMVDKVPLAMVPNRFVFTESLPMSSTGKVDYALLARSKFLNLHVQDEIGNATSDLLQIIKKAFCDGLMVEEVSCDDDFFAMGGNSISAAHVSYNLGINMRLLYNFPTPSKLHAALLEKKESYCMEVRVDANSQLKPKKDSLVSDMAYSPNPTTPIVPGLKSMKQPSKNPHQINDDHTVASKRFKEDLDSNISSACVNPSDGQPLSSSISMLCSFSRCNTVIYDENCRSRKSHQINRLAKVPRNGKGSSLHELWKVYMESCVDASPLVVVKQQDVYLFIGSHSHKFVCVNALSGSIQWEVKLEGRIESSAAIVGDFSQVVVGCYSGKIYFLNFFDGSICWTFQTCGEVKCQPVVDIHRQLIWCGSHDHNLYALDYRNHCCIYKLSCDGSIYGSPAIDEVHNSLYVASTSGHVTAISIKALPFNTLWEHELKVPVFGSLSLCPSSGNVICCLVDGNIVVLDFCGSIIWRCGTGGPVFAGACISCVLPSQVLICSRNGCVYSFEMETGDLLWEYNVGDPITASAYVDEHLQLLSDPCVLSDRLLCVCTSSGRVHLLQINLDDSGKESQPGLNIVQEFASLELPGDIFSSPVMIGGRIFVGCRDDYVHCISVEALSSV